In the Salvelinus namaycush isolate Seneca chromosome 35, SaNama_1.0, whole genome shotgun sequence genome, one interval contains:
- the LOC120029676 gene encoding cone cGMP-specific 3',5'-cyclic phosphodiesterase subunit alpha'-like, giving the protein MGDKDSVEKYLENNPQFAKEYFDKKLRPELITTAFTENLEIKDPTSFKDVSQIQEANIIFDLVKEMQSEIVMEKALHKVLQRVCMILNADRCSYFDLRSRNGIPELTTMLFNVTPSTKFEENLVNPTGEIVFPIDMGVVGYTAHSKKMQNIPDVTKNNRFSDFVDKQTGYKTKNMLTYPIMADKECLGVVMALNKIGAEEFSKADEELWNKYLVFAHVIALQHHTAYMFNVESRRSQVLLWSASKVFEELTDIERQFHKALYTVRIYLNCERYSVGLLDMTKEKEFYDEWPVKLGDVPPYSGPKTPDGREVIFYKIIDYLLEGPKEEIKVIPGPPIDHWALVSGLPTYVSENGFICNMMNVAADDYFTFQKEAVDESGFVIKNVLSLPIVNKKEEIVGIATFFNRKDGKPFDEHDEQITEALTQFLGWSVLNCDTYDRLNRMEWRKDIAQEMLMCQSRCTNTEMQSILNTKEKFDADPEDCDQKEMYKLLRSNCPVAIDVDLLLFSFSDFPVTEHGLIMCGIRCFFELNVVEKFKVPAETLTRWMYTVRKGYRDITYHNWRHGFNVGQTMFCLLQTGRLRKYYSDLDAFAMVAAAFCHDIDHRGTNNLYQTKSGSPLAKLHGSSIMERHHLEYSKTLMAEESLNIFVNLQKRQFETVQHLFDVCIIATDLALYFKKRTMFQNIVNATEPMETEKDKIEHISNNAIRKEIIMAMMMTGCDLSAITKPWEVQSKVALMVAAEFWEQGDLERTVLDQQPIPMMDRNCAAELPKMQCGFIQFVCAFVYKEFSRFHVEITPMFDGLNNNLKNWKELADIHAAKMAAIEEEKKKLEAPAVLAVWQRIPGRSKQSVGRPCEDVSLCGLT; this is encoded by the exons ATGGGAGACAAGGATAGTGTGGAAAAGTACCTGGAGAACAATCCCCAGTTCGCTAAAGAGTACTTTGATAAAAAGTTGCGCCCCGAATTAATCACGACAGCGTTCACAGAAAATCTTGAGATCAAAGATCCGACTTCGTTCAAAGATGTCTCCCAAATTCAGGAGGCCAACATCATCTTTGACCTTGTCAAAGAAATGCAATCGGAAATCGTTATGGAAAAAGCATTGCACAAGGTCCTGCAGAGAGTTTGCATGATTTTGAACGCCGACCGGTGCAGTTACTTTGATCTTCGATCTAGAAACGGAATACCTGAACTTACAACGATGCTCTTCAATGTCACTCCTAGCACCAAATTTGAGGAGAACCTCGTCAACCCCACTGGTGAGATTGTGTTTCCAATCGATATGGGTGTAGTTGGATACACAGCGCACTCCAAAAAGATGCAAAACATTCCGGATGTTACCAAG AATAACCGCTTCAGTGACTTTGTGGACAAGCAGACAGGATACAAAACCAAAAACATGCTCACATACCCCATCATGGCTGATAAAGAATGCCTTGGTGTTGTGATGGCACTTAACAAAATTGGGGCCGAAGAATTCTCAAAAGCCGACGAGGAA CTCTGGAACAAGTACTTGGTCTTTGCACACGTCATTGCCCTGCAGCATCACACTGCATACATGTTCAACGTGGAATCCAGGAGGAGTCAG GTACTTCTGTGGTCTGCCAGCAAAGTGTTTGAAGAGTTGACAGACATTGAGAGACAGTTTCACAAAGCTCTGTACACTGTGAGAATCTACCTCAATTGTGAAAGATACTCCGTGGGCCTCTTGGACATGACCAAAGAGAAG GAGTTCTACGATGAGTGGCCAGTGAAGCTGGGAGACGTACCGCCATACAGCGGACCAAAGACCCCCGACGGAAGG GAAGTCATCTTCTACAAGATTATTGACTATCTCTTAGAAGGACCCAAAGAGGAAATCAAAGTCATACC GGGACCTCCTATTGACCACTGGGCCCTGGTCAGTGGACTCCCCACCTATGTTTCTGAGAACGGCTTT ATTTGTAACATGATGAATGTTGCCGCTGATGACTACTTCACCTTCCAG AAAGAGGCTGTGGATGAGTCAGGTTTCGTCATCAAGAACGTCTTGTCCCTTCCCATAGTCAACAAAAAGGAAGAAATCGTGGGTATTGCCACTTTCTTCAACAGGAAAGATGGGAAACCATTCGATGAGCACGACGAACAGATCACTGAG GCCCTCACTCAGTTCCTGGGATGGTCGGTGCTCAACTGCGACACGTACGACAGACTGAACAGGATGGAGTGGAGAAAGGACATCGCCCAGGAGATGCTCATGTGTCAGAGCAGATGCACCAACACTGAAATGCAGAGTATCCTG AACACAAAGGAGAAGTTTGATGCCGACCCAGAGGACTGTGATCAGAAGGAGATGTACAAACTCTTG AGATCAAACTGCCCTGTGGCCATAGATGTCGACCTGCTGCTGTTCTCCTTCAGCGACTTCCCTGTGACAGAGCACGGCCTCATCATGTGTGGAATTCGCTGCTTCTTTGAGCTGAACGTGGTGGAGAAGTTCAAAGTGCCCGCAGAG ACCCTGACCCGATGGATGTACACTGTCCGGAAAGGTTACCGTGACATCACCTACCACAACTGGAGACACGGCTTCAATGTGGGCCAGACCATGTTCTGTCTTCTACAG ACTGGCAGGCTGAGGAAATATTACTCTGACCTGGATGCCTTTGCCATGGTGGCTGCTGCATTCTGCCACGATATTGACCACAGGGGGACCAACAACTTATACCAGACAAA GAGTGGATCGCCTTTAGCCAAACTGCACGGATCCTCCATCATGGAGAGGCACCATCTGGAATATAGCAAGACGCTCATGGCTGAGGAG AGCCTGAACATTTTTGTGAATCTCCAGAAGCGGCAGTTTGAGACTGTACAGCACTTGTTTGACGTCTGCATCATTGCCACTGATCTGGCGTTGTACTTCAA AAAAAGAACAATGTTCCAGAATATTGTGAACGCCACTGAGCCAATGGAAACCGAGAAGGACAAAATCGAGCACATTTCCAACAACGCCATCAGGAAGGAAATTATCAT GGCCATGATGATGACAGGTTGTGACTTGTCTGCCATCACCAAACCATGGGAGGTCCAGAGCAAG GTGGCTCTAATGGTCGCAGCTGAGTTCTGGGAGCAAGGTGACTTGGAAAGGACCGTTCTCGATCAGCAACCCATT CCCATGATGGACAGAAACTGTGCAGCGGAGTTACCCAAGATGCAGTGCGGTTTCATTCAGTTTGTGTGTGCGTTCGTATACAAG GAATTCTCGAGGTTCCACGTAGAGATCACCCCAATGTTTGATGGGCTGAACAACAACCTAAAGAACTGGAAAGAGCTGGCCGACATCCACGCCGCCAAGATGGCGGCCATTGAAGAAGAGAAAAAGAAGCTTGAAGCACCAGCAG TCCTGGCCGTGTGGCAGAGGATCCCTGGGCGCAGCAAGCAGTCAGTGGGGAGACCGTGTGAAGATGTGTCCCTGTGTGGACTGACTTAA
- the LOC120029614 gene encoding retinol-binding protein 4-A — MLRICVALCVLATCWAQDCQVSNIQVMQNFDRSRYTGRWYAVAKKDPVGLFLLDNVVAQFSVDESGKMTATAHGRVIILNNWEMCANMFGTFEDTPDPAKFKMRYWGAASYLQTGNDDHWVIDTDYDNYAIHYSCREVDLDGTCLDGYSFIFSRHPTGLRPEDQKIVTNKKKEICFLGKYRRVGHTGFCESS, encoded by the exons ATGCTGAGGATCTGTGTGGCCCTCTGTGTCCTGGCGACATGCTGGGCACAGGACTGTCAAGTTTCAAACATTCAGGTCATGCAGAACTTCGACAGGAGCAGG TATACTGGTAGGTGGTATGCTGTGGCCAAGAAAGATCCTGTTGGTCTGTTCCTCTTGGACAATGTCGTCGCTCAGTTCTCAGTAGATGAAAGTGGCAAAATGACTGCAACTGCCCACGGCAGAGTTATCATCCTGAA CAACTGGGAAATGTGTGCCAACATGTTCGGCACCTTCGAGGACACTCCAGACCCTGCCAAGTTCAAGATGAGATATTGGGGCGCTGCTTCGTACCTCCAGACTGGAA ACGATGACCACTGGGTCATTGACACCGACTACGACAACTACGCCATCCACTACTCCTGCAGAGAGGTTGACCTGGACGGCACCTGCCTGGACGGATACTCCTTCATCTTCTCCCGTCACCCCACCGGCCTGAGGCCCGAGGACCAGAAGATTGTCACAAACAAGAAAAAGGAGATCTGCTTCCTCGGCAAATACAGACGCGTTGGACACACTG GCTTCTGTGAAAGCAGTTGA